Within the Syntrophorhabdus sp. genome, the region GGATGATCGCCGGCATCTACCTCCTGTCGAGGTACGCCGGGAAACTGAACCTCAAGCTCAGGCCGAAGGGTGGGGCGAATTACGGGCTCAGGAAAGTGGACACCATCTACCTCGCGCCGCGGAAGTTCATATCCGTCGTCGAGGTCAGGGACTACGTCCTCGTCGTCGGATCCGGGGACAAGGAGATGTCGCTCCTGGCGAAGTGGCGCAAGGAGGGGGAGAATTCGTGAAGTACCTCGTGATCATATGCCTCCTTCTTTCACTCGTCGCGCTGCCTGCCGTCGCCTCGGCGAAGGCCGATAAGAGCGCCGGGTCCGTCAATA harbors:
- a CDS encoding flagellar biosynthetic protein FliO, producing MDTYLGIIKVILIMAGMIAGIYLLSRYAGKLNLKLRPKGGANYGLRKVDTIYLAPRKFISVVEVRDYVLVVGSGDKEMSLLAKWRKEGENS